The following proteins are encoded in a genomic region of Alosa alosa isolate M-15738 ecotype Scorff River chromosome 10, AALO_Geno_1.1, whole genome shotgun sequence:
- the dusp7 gene encoding dual specificity protein phosphatase 7 isoform X1, producing MKNNLWSSSRDVPIMMSSKSVEWLQDELESGVSSLLLLDCRSHELFESSHIESAINLAIPGLMLRRLKKGNLPIRSIIPNNEDKEKFVKRCKTDTVVLYDEATSDWQENGAATSVLGLLLQKLRDDGCKAYYLEGGFNKFQTEYPEHCETNLDCSCPSSSPPASVLGLGGLRISSDCSDGESDREPGSATESEGSPLPNNQPAFPVQILPYLYLGCAKDSTNLDVLGKYNIKYILNVTPNLPNMFEHDGEFKYKQIPISDHWSQNLSQFFPEAISFIDEARSKKCGILVHCLAGISRSVTVTVAYLMQKLNLSLNDAYDFVKRKKSNISPNFNFMGQLLDFERTLGLNSPCDNRSPNDQLFFTTPTNHNVFQLDTLEST from the exons ATGAAAAATAATCTTTGGAGCAGCTCCCGGGACGTGCCTATTATGATGTCGAGCAAAAGTGTGGAATGGCTGCAAGATGAACTGGAATCCGGAGTGAGCTCGTTGCTCCTGTTGGATTGCCGATCGCACGAGCTCTTCGAATCATCACACATCGAATCTGCAATAAATTTAGCGATTCCTGGTCTTATGCTGCGGAGGCTGAAAAAGGGGAATTTACCCATCCGATCCATCATCCCCAACAACGAGGATAAAGAGAAGTTTGTCAAACGCTGCAAGACGGATACGGTGGTGTTATATGATGAGGCCACTTCGGATTGGCAAGAGAACGGAGCAGCGACCTCGGTTTTGGGACTTCTCCTGCAGAAACTGCGAGATGACGGGTGCAAGGCTTACTATCTTGAGG GGGGATTCAACAAGTTTCAGACAGAATACCCCGAACACTGCGAAACTAACCTAGACTGCTCCTGCCCCAGTAGTTCACCACCTGCCTCCGTTCTGGGCCTGGGGGGCTTGAGAATCAGCTCTGATTGCTCTGATGGGGAGTCTGACCGTGAACCTGGCAGTGCCACAGAATCTGAAGGCAGCCCTTTACCCAACAACCAACCAGCCTTTCCAGTCCAGATCCTCCCATACCTTTACCTAGGCTGTGCCAAGGACTCCACCAATTTGGACGTGCTGGGCAAGTACAACATTAAGTACATCCTGAACGTAACGCCCAACTTGCCCAACATGTTTGAACATGATGGAGAATTCAAGTACAAACAAATCCCCATTTCGGATCATTGGAGCCAAAACCTGTCACAGTTTTTCCCTGAAGCTATTTCTTTTATCG ATGAAGCTCGTTCCAAAAAGTGTGGCATCCTGGTGCACTGCCTGGCAGGTATTAGCCGATCGGTGACTGTCACTGTGGCCTACCTAATGCAGAAGCTCAACTTGTCACTCAACGACGCCTATGATTTTGTCAAGCGCAAAAAGTCCAATATCTCACCAAACTTCAACTTCATGGGGCAGCTCCTTGACTTTGAGAGGACACTGGGGCTGAACAGCCCCTGTGACAACCGCTCCCCCAATGACCAGCTCTTCTTCACCACACCCACTAATCACAACGTGTTCCAGCTCGACACTCTGGAGTCCACATGA
- the dusp7 gene encoding dual specificity protein phosphatase 7 isoform X2, whose translation MPVLSCLSFGMDLFWALGGFNKFQTEYPEHCETNLDCSCPSSSPPASVLGLGGLRISSDCSDGESDREPGSATESEGSPLPNNQPAFPVQILPYLYLGCAKDSTNLDVLGKYNIKYILNVTPNLPNMFEHDGEFKYKQIPISDHWSQNLSQFFPEAISFIDEARSKKCGILVHCLAGISRSVTVTVAYLMQKLNLSLNDAYDFVKRKKSNISPNFNFMGQLLDFERTLGLNSPCDNRSPNDQLFFTTPTNHNVFQLDTLEST comes from the exons ATGCCCGTGTTAAG TTGCCTTAGTTTTGGCATGGATTTGTTTTGGGCATTGG GGGGATTCAACAAGTTTCAGACAGAATACCCCGAACACTGCGAAACTAACCTAGACTGCTCCTGCCCCAGTAGTTCACCACCTGCCTCCGTTCTGGGCCTGGGGGGCTTGAGAATCAGCTCTGATTGCTCTGATGGGGAGTCTGACCGTGAACCTGGCAGTGCCACAGAATCTGAAGGCAGCCCTTTACCCAACAACCAACCAGCCTTTCCAGTCCAGATCCTCCCATACCTTTACCTAGGCTGTGCCAAGGACTCCACCAATTTGGACGTGCTGGGCAAGTACAACATTAAGTACATCCTGAACGTAACGCCCAACTTGCCCAACATGTTTGAACATGATGGAGAATTCAAGTACAAACAAATCCCCATTTCGGATCATTGGAGCCAAAACCTGTCACAGTTTTTCCCTGAAGCTATTTCTTTTATCG ATGAAGCTCGTTCCAAAAAGTGTGGCATCCTGGTGCACTGCCTGGCAGGTATTAGCCGATCGGTGACTGTCACTGTGGCCTACCTAATGCAGAAGCTCAACTTGTCACTCAACGACGCCTATGATTTTGTCAAGCGCAAAAAGTCCAATATCTCACCAAACTTCAACTTCATGGGGCAGCTCCTTGACTTTGAGAGGACACTGGGGCTGAACAGCCCCTGTGACAACCGCTCCCCCAATGACCAGCTCTTCTTCACCACACCCACTAATCACAACGTGTTCCAGCTCGACACTCTGGAGTCCACATGA